One window of the Rufibacter radiotolerans genome contains the following:
- a CDS encoding exo-beta-N-acetylmuramidase NamZ family protein, with protein MKTSSPFRPLFLLVLFSVLCLNAFAQANKTKPAPSAARVVIGIERLITPEFLPYIQNKRLAILTNHTGLMPDKGHIVDLLHQRSDMKVVKLFSPEHGIRGEADTHVADDMDPKTGLKVISLYGKVRKPTAEMLKDVDVLIFDIQDVGARYYTYIATMASLLEAAAENKKQIIVLDRPNPITGLYVDGGVGTNAKQPVIGPNYLPITHGMTIGELARMFNGERALKKLPKAELIVVPMQHYKRSLWFDQTGLPWVKPSPNMINLTTATLYPATCILEGTNLSEGRGTMQPFEFIGAPWVDSEKLARQLNSYKLAGVTFKAAQFKPDSVVDGIRIYPPKFVGQTCPAVQVIVTDRSKFESAEATVYIMHALKTLYPTQLEWKPVRLDGLWKTDVTRKRLQAGDAPQAIIASWADELNYFKKVRSKYLLYP; from the coding sequence ATGAAGACATCCTCCCCTTTCCGACCCCTTTTCCTGTTGGTGCTTTTTTCGGTTCTCTGCCTAAACGCTTTCGCCCAGGCTAATAAAACCAAACCCGCCCCTTCTGCTGCCCGCGTGGTCATTGGCATTGAGCGGCTGATCACCCCAGAGTTCCTCCCGTACATCCAGAACAAGAGGCTGGCCATCCTTACCAACCATACTGGCCTCATGCCTGACAAAGGCCACATTGTGGACCTGCTGCACCAGCGCTCAGACATGAAGGTGGTGAAACTCTTCAGCCCGGAGCACGGCATCAGGGGTGAGGCAGACACGCACGTAGCCGATGATATGGACCCTAAAACCGGCCTCAAAGTCATCTCCTTGTATGGGAAAGTGCGCAAGCCTACGGCTGAGATGCTGAAAGACGTGGATGTGCTTATTTTTGATATCCAGGATGTGGGCGCCCGCTACTATACCTACATTGCCACCATGGCTTCCTTACTAGAGGCGGCCGCCGAAAACAAAAAGCAGATCATTGTCCTGGACCGGCCCAACCCCATTACCGGCCTGTACGTGGACGGGGGCGTGGGCACCAATGCCAAACAACCCGTGATAGGCCCCAACTATTTGCCCATCACCCACGGAATGACCATAGGCGAACTGGCACGCATGTTCAACGGCGAGCGGGCTCTCAAAAAACTACCTAAGGCCGAACTCATTGTGGTGCCCATGCAACATTACAAGCGTAGCCTGTGGTTTGACCAGACCGGCCTGCCCTGGGTAAAGCCCTCGCCTAATATGATCAACCTCACTACCGCCACCCTATACCCTGCCACCTGTATTCTGGAAGGCACCAACCTTTCTGAGGGCCGCGGCACTATGCAGCCTTTTGAGTTTATTGGCGCGCCCTGGGTAGACAGTGAGAAACTGGCCCGCCAGTTGAACAGTTATAAACTGGCCGGGGTGACCTTTAAAGCTGCGCAGTTCAAACCAGACAGCGTAGTAGACGGCATACGCATTTACCCGCCCAAGTTTGTCGGCCAGACCTGCCCCGCCGTCCAGGTCATTGTCACCGACCGCAGCAAGTTTGAGTCGGCTGAGGCCACGGTCTACATTATGCACGCGCTCAAGACCCTTTACCCTACGCAGCTGGAATGGAAACCCGTTCGGCTGGACGGCCTCTGGAAAACAGACGTGACCCGCAAGCGCCTGCAGGCCGGCGATGCCCCGCAAGCCATCATCGCCTCCTGGGCAGATGAATTAAACTATTTCAAAAAGGTTAGGTCTAAGTACCTCCTGTACCCCTAA
- a CDS encoding GNAT family N-acetyltransferase — protein sequence MTYILETDRLTLREFSLEDAPFIIELVNSPGWLQYIGDKNIQTQDQARFYLTNGPLKSYEQHGYGPSLVARKEDQKPIGLCGIINRENLDTPDIGFALLPDFMGKGYGYEIASATLAYAQNQLKLTKISAITMPYNKNSIQLLEKIGLVFRKTFSFPGNKEKLLLYSN from the coding sequence ATGACCTATATCCTGGAAACCGACCGCCTGACCCTAAGAGAATTCTCCTTGGAAGACGCGCCTTTTATCATAGAGTTGGTGAACAGCCCAGGGTGGTTGCAGTACATTGGCGACAAAAACATACAAACCCAAGACCAGGCCAGGTTCTACCTGACTAATGGCCCCCTGAAAAGCTACGAGCAGCATGGATACGGGCCATCATTGGTGGCCCGCAAGGAAGACCAGAAACCCATAGGGCTGTGCGGTATCATTAACCGTGAGAACCTGGACACCCCAGACATTGGCTTTGCGTTGCTGCCTGATTTCATGGGCAAAGGTTACGGCTACGAGATAGCCAGCGCCACCTTAGCCTATGCCCAAAACCAGTTGAAACTAACCAAAATATCAGCCATCACCATGCCCTACAACAAGAACTCCATCCAACTGCTAGAGAAAATTGGCTTGGTATTCAGAAAAACCTTCAGCTTCCCGGGCAATAAAGAAAAGCTGTTGCTCTACAGTAACTAA